The Streptomyces sp. NBC_01363 region CGTCAACCTGGTCGCCCCCGGCACGATCCGCACGGACGCCTGGGCGGGCCGGGACGCGGAACTGTCCCGGGTGAGCGGCCTCTACCCGCTCGGCCGGGTCGGCGAACCGGAGGACATCGCGTCCGCCGTCGCCTTCCTCGCCTCGCGCGACGCGGCCTGGATCACGGGCACGACGCTGCGCGTGGACGGCGGGCTGACGGCGGTCAACTACGGCTTCCGGGACGCGGTTTCGGGGGCCTGACCGATGCGGCCCGGGTTCGCCCCGCGCCCGGGTCAGGCGAGCGCGGGGTGGATGAGCCGCCCGTTGAGGATGAGGGAGGCGGCCTGCTTGAGGCGGCGCACGCGCACACTGATCTCGTAGCCCCTGATGCCCTCGGTACGGGCGAAGCGGCCGCTGAGGTAGCGGTAGAAGTCCGGGGTGTCCTTGCAGATGACCACGGCCATGATGTTGTGCTTGCCGCTGATGGCGGCGGCGAAGGCGCACTCGTCGTGCCCGCTGAGCTCCTCGCCGATCTCCTGGAGCCGAGGCAGGTCGACCTGGAGCCAGAGGGTGGCGTTGAGCTTGTAGCCGAGGCGTTCGGGCACGGTGTCGATGTCGTAGACCAGCGAGCCGGTCGTTTCGAGGGCCTCCAGCCGACGGGCCACGCGCGGCTTGGACCAGCCGGTGGCCTCCGCGAGCCGGGTGTGGGAGGCGCGGCCGTCCTCCGCCAGCGCTTCGAGGAGCGGGCGGTCCACCTCGGTCGGGGTGAGCGGGGGCCCGGCGGGGATGGGGCGCTCCGCAGTCAGCAGCCGCACCTGCTCCTCGGTGAGCGAGCCCTCCCGCCCGGTCCAGCCGGCCGTGTCCGGGGAACCGAAGGCGTGGACGAGAAGATCGACGTTCAGGTCGAGGACCGAGGCCGCCCGGGGAAGCTGCCGCAGCAGCACGTCGTCGCCGGCGGTCCCGGCGGGCGAACGGATGATGCAGATGATCTCCGAACCGCCCGACGCGATGCTCGTGTACGCGACCTCCGGCCTGCGGGCCAGGGAATCCGCGAGCGGCCCCACGGCGTCCGGGCGGCAGCGCAGCCGCGCGATCCACTCGGACCGGCCGTGGGCGGCGGGGCTGCTCAGCCCGACGACGCGGACGACGCCGCCGCGGCGCAGGGCGCTGTAGCGGCGCGCCACGGTCTGCTCGGACACCCCGACGACCTCGCTGAGGCGGCGGAAGGAAACCCGCGGCGAGCAGTTCAGCCCATGGATGATTTTGCGGTCCAGATCGTCAGGCATGGATGAATGGTCACATAGGCGGCGCTCCATCCGGAGGTTCCATGACGTTCGCCGGGATCGCTTGGGGATTCATCGACGGTCGGGGCGAAGCTGGTCGGCGGCTTTGCGGGTGATCCGGCGGACCGCGCGGAACGCGGTGGTACGCCGGTGCGCCCGGGAGCGGGCGCACGCCGGACGGCGGTGCTCACATCGCAACCGGTGCCCGCGCGGCACCCACCTCCGCAGCAGAAGGAACCTCTTCGTGAATTCCGCAACGACACAGGACAGATCAGGGCGGGGCGTCACGCTCGTCATGGCCTGCCTGGGCGTCTTCGTCGCCTACCTCCCCGTGACCACCGTGTCGGTGAGCCTGCCGGCCGTCCAGCGGGCTCTGGGCGCCTCCACGTCCCAGCTGTCCTGGGTCTCGGACGCCTTCGTGCTGCCGATGGCCGCGCTGATCCTGACCACCGGGGTGTGGGGCGACGTCCACGGCCGCAAGCGGGTCTTCCAGGCGGGCATGGCCTTCTGTGCGCTGGGCGCGGCGATCTCGCTGTCCTCGGACTCGGTGCAGGCCCTGTGGGCAGGGCAGGCCGTCTCCGGGCTGGGGGCGGCGGCGCTGCTGCCCACGACGCTGGCCCTGATCAGCCACGCGGTCCCCGACCACCGGGAACGGGGCAGGTTCATCGGCCTGTGGGTCATGTCCCTGATGGCCTCGCTCGCCGTGGGCCCGCTGATCGCGGGTGCGCTGCTGGAGCACGTCGCGTGGCGCTGGATCTTCCTCCTGCCCGTGCCGGTCTCCCTGATCGTGCTGGTTGTCGCGGCGTTCCTGCTGCCCGACTCGCGCGCCCCGCACGGCCGCCGGCTCGACTGGCCCGGACAGATCAGTGCGGCCGTCGCGGTCACCGCGGTCGTCTACGGCGTGATCGAGGGCGGCGCGGACGGCTTCGGCGAGCCCGCCGTGGTGACGGCCCTGGTGCTCGGCGCGGTATCCGCCGCCGTCTTCGTCGCCGTGGAGCGCCGCAGCGCGAGCCCGATGCTCGACCTGGCGCTGTTCCGCAGCCCGGCCTTCACCGCCACCGCCCTGGTCGCCATGATCAGCTTCCTCGGGCTGATCGGCTTCTTCTTCGTGCTGAGTCTCTACTTCGGCATGGTCCAGCACCTGACCACGATCGAGGCGGCGCTGCGGATGGTGATGGTGTCCGGGGTGGCCCTCGTCGTCGGCGCGCCCATCGGACGCCTGATGCACCGGGTCTCTGCCCGGGTCCTGATCACCACGGGCCTGGTCGTCTCGGCGGGCGCGATGCTCTCGCTGACCGGCGTCGACGCCCACACCTCCTACGGCTCGATCGTCTGGCGGCTGGCCCTGCTGGGCCTCGGCATGGGCGCCGTGCTCACCCCGATGACCGCCTCCGCGGTGTCCTCCGTCCCGTACCACCTGGCCGGGATGGCCGCCGCCGGGAGCAACGCCTTCCGCCAGGTC contains the following coding sequences:
- a CDS encoding Lrp/AsnC family transcriptional regulator, with amino-acid sequence MPDDLDRKIIHGLNCSPRVSFRRLSEVVGVSEQTVARRYSALRRGGVVRVVGLSSPAAHGRSEWIARLRCRPDAVGPLADSLARRPEVAYTSIASGGSEIICIIRSPAGTAGDDVLLRQLPRAASVLDLNVDLLVHAFGSPDTAGWTGREGSLTEEQVRLLTAERPIPAGPPLTPTEVDRPLLEALAEDGRASHTRLAEATGWSKPRVARRLEALETTGSLVYDIDTVPERLGYKLNATLWLQVDLPRLQEIGEELSGHDECAFAAAISGKHNIMAVVICKDTPDFYRYLSGRFARTEGIRGYEISVRVRRLKQAASLILNGRLIHPALA
- a CDS encoding MFS transporter, coding for MACLGVFVAYLPVTTVSVSLPAVQRALGASTSQLSWVSDAFVLPMAALILTTGVWGDVHGRKRVFQAGMAFCALGAAISLSSDSVQALWAGQAVSGLGAAALLPTTLALISHAVPDHRERGRFIGLWVMSLMASLAVGPLIAGALLEHVAWRWIFLLPVPVSLIVLVVAAFLLPDSRAPHGRRLDWPGQISAAVAVTAVVYGVIEGGADGFGEPAVVTALVLGAVSAAVFVAVERRSASPMLDLALFRSPAFTATALVAMISFLGLIGFFFVLSLYFGMVQHLTTIEAALRMVMVSGVALVVGAPIGRLMHRVSARVLITTGLVVSAGAMLSLTGVDAHTSYGSIVWRLALLGLGMGAVLTPMTASAVSSVPYHLAGMAAAGSNAFRQVGGALGPAVLGALLTTQALDALPGRLADAGVPAEAGARVLDTAREQGLGAVAGLDLDAATGPALTALGDSFLDGMRLCLTVSASLALLAALACAVLLRPAARPTAPAAPAAPAAGETSATGETPTRPAPVPVS